One window from the genome of Megalobrama amblycephala isolate DHTTF-2021 linkage group LG4, ASM1881202v1, whole genome shotgun sequence encodes:
- the LOC125266073 gene encoding alpha-(1,3)-fucosyltransferase 7 has product MQLMKQQNHTLCCLFGFVMLYNFLSWSKNMLLLSQIETSGTKILEHNITILLWHWPFGVRYTVERDVCMDKYKIPRCFLEDNRSIFAQADVVVFHHYELWTGRSKLPLHLTRPPMQKWLWLSLEPPINNHNLSNYNGLFNWTMSYRRDADIFMPYGELVSKRANTTYIVPKKSGCLVCWVVSKYKANQSRSLIFQQLKKHIPSNLMEVYGKWSKRLLSNKKLLSTISRCYFYLAFENSVSTDYITEKLWRNSLQAGSVPVVLGPPRSIYELSIPPESFIHVNDFSSIKALATFLSQVAADRERYESYFRWHHYYDVRTYTDWKERLCNICMHYDQLAKHKKVYNDLYSWVNS; this is encoded by the coding sequence ATGCAATTAATGAAACAACAAAATCATACCCTCTGTTGTCTCTTTGGCTTTGTAATGCTCTACAACTTTTTATCctggagtaaaaacatgctaCTCTTGAGTCAGATTGAGACCAGCGGAACAAAAATTCTCGAGCATAACATCACCATCCTCCTGTGGCACTGGCCTTTTGGAGTTCGCTACACAGTGGAGAGAGATGTCTGTATGGATAAATATAAAATCCCTAGATGCTTTCTGGAGGATAACCGATCCATTTTCGCTCAAGCAGATGTTGTAGTCTTCCACCACTATGAGCTCTGGACCGGTCGCTCCAAACTTCCTCTCCACCTTACGCGTCCACCAATGCAGAAGTGGCTTTGGTTATCACTGGAACCTCCCATAAACAACCACAACCTTAGCAACTACAACGGCTTGTTTAACTGGACAATGAGTTATCGCCGTGACGCTGACATCTTCATGCCATACGGAGAACTTGTTTCTAAAAGGGCTAACACCACATACATCGTTCCGAAGAAGAGTGGCTGCCTAGTTTGCTGGGTGGTCAGCAAATACAAAGCCAATCAGAGTCGCTCTCTAATTTTCCAGCAGCTGAAGAAACACATTCCATCAAATCTGATGGAAGTATATGGTAAGTGGTCCAAGCGGTTGCTCTCGAACAAAAAGCTGCTTTCCACCATATCTCGATGTTACTTCTACCTTGCCTTTGAAAACTCAGTATCTACAGACTATATCACAGAGAAGCTATGGCGAAACTCCCTTCAGGCAGGAAGTGTGCCGGTGGTGCTCGGCCCACCCAGGAGCATTTATGAACTATCGATTCCACCGGAATCATTCATCCATGTAAATGACTTTAGCAGCATTAAGGCGCTGGCTACTTTCTTAAGTCAAGTGGCTGCTGATAGAGAGCGTTACGAATCTTATTTTAGATGGCACCATTACTATGATGTTAGAACATACACAGACTGGAAAGAGAGACTCTGTAATATTTGCATGCATTATGATCAGCTCGCTAAGCATAAAAAAGTGTACAATGACCTGTACAGCTGGGTCAACAGCTAA